CCGCCACCTTGCCCGCCTGTCCCACACATCGATTCACACCCACCACTCTACGCAACTCCCTACACCCACACACGCAAGGCGGCAGGGTCCACGCGGATCGTCAGGGGCAGCACACCAATCCGCTTCCCATCTGCCTAGCCCACCAGGCCGGGGCTGGCCAGGGACACCTCGGTGACCCGCTCAATCAGGAGCACCGGGTGCTCTGTGTGCCTGCCGGAATACACCGAGGGGAAGATCCGCACAAACGTGCGCCGCGGCACGGGTGAGATAACAAATAAGTCCAGCTGGCCGTCGTCGTACCGGGCCTCGGGTGTGATCAACATGCCCCCGCCAATGGAGGTCCCGTTGGCGACGGAGATGAGCGTGGCGGCGAGTTCGCGGGGCACACCGTCCACCACCAGGGAATAGTCCAGCGCCTTGAGCGTGATGAGTTCTCGCAGGATCGCCAGGTTGTAGCGCAGCCGTCCACGCGGCCAGCGCCAACCGTTCGCACGCTCGTTGACCAGCGCGTCGAAACCAGCGGACAGGGCGCCTAGGAACCAGCGCGGCTCCTGGCCGGGGCGCTCAATCCTGCCCAGATCGAGAATGCGCGGCACGCCCTGGCAGGCTTTCAAGAAATGTTCGACGGCGGTGCCCGGGTCTCTGGGGTCAAGGTTCAGTCCGCGGGCGGCGTCGTTGCCGGTGCCCGCCGGGATAATGCCCAGGGGGACCTGTGTGCCGGCCAAGGCGTTCACGCCCAGGTGGACCATGCCGTCGCCGCCAACCACTACCAGGGCCTGGGCACCGTCGGCGAGGGCCGCAGGACGGCGACCTGGTGCCCGGCGGCCCGCAGCCGTTCCACCACCATTTTGCCACTGTGGCCGGTGGTGTTGTTGCGGCGTCCACCAAAAGCGGCGCGCGGATTCACTGCCACGGCAATGGCCAGAACCTTGGGGTGAGTGGCGCCGTCCTCGGCGGAGGTGGAAATTCTCATGGGGAGTCAAGTATCGCAGGGGGCGGCGCCTGCACTCAATTGAGGTTTTCCACAGGGTGCCCCGGTACACTGGCACGCATCCACATGGCTTAAATGAAAGGTCACCGGTGAGCGATAAGTACCTCACGCACTATCAAGTCTTGGGCGTCCCGCGCACCGCTTCCGAGCGCGACATCAAGATCGCCTACCGCAAGGCCGCCAGGATCACCCACCCTGACCACGGCGGCGATCCCGCCGTTTTTCGCAAAGTCACCGAGGCCTACGAGGTCTTGATCGACCCGGCGAAAAAGCTCAAGTACGACAAGTCGTACAACACCCCGGCCGGTTCCTATGGCGCAGCGCGCAGTTCCAGTGCCGGATCCACCAGCTCCTTCACCACCCGGCGCACCCGGGAAACACGTAATGTGGCTGGCGAGCCCGCCGTGTACGTGCCCGCTTTCAACGAGCAACGCCCCGGCGAGACACCCCTGCTGCCCCGCACCGTGGCGGCCCAACCCGTCCACGGCGCCCCACGCAAGCGCGGCGTCTTCGGCGCGTCATCCCGGCTGGCCCGCGAGGCGCGGACAGCCCAGCTGATCATGCAACAGGTGCTCCCTGCGATCCCGGCCGCCCGGCTCATCAACGGACTGTCAGCCCCCA
This region of Arthrobacter alpinus genomic DNA includes:
- a CDS encoding diacylglycerol/lipid kinase family protein, encoding MVGGDGMVHLGVNALAGTQVPLGIIPAGTGNDAARGLNLDPRDPGTAVEHFLKACQGVPRILDLGRIERPGQEPRWFLGALSAGFDALVNERANGWRWPRGRLRYNLAILRELITLKALDYSLVVDGVPRELAATLISVANGTSIGGGMLITPEARYDDGQLDLFVISPVPRRTFVRIFPSVYSGRHTEHPVLLIERVTEVSLASPGLVG
- a CDS encoding J domain-containing protein, with the translated sequence MSDKYLTHYQVLGVPRTASERDIKIAYRKAARITHPDHGGDPAVFRKVTEAYEVLIDPAKKLKYDKSYNTPAGSYGAARSSSAGSTSSFTTRRTRETRNVAGEPAVYVPAFNEQRPGETPLLPRTVAAQPVHGAPRKRGVFGASSRLAREARTAQLIMQQVLPAIPAARLINGLSAPNGSGYLDHVLVSGYRIGIVGSMLVPDGAFRWDGSTLIHGNKVVTPPQLIPATRALSDLFPECNVTAWVCVHSSTGNLFEPVIDYARGCEPDGSNVVNVANAARFAREVKHFLASGPAPNVVDLHVLGRLLGGMY